In a genomic window of Desulfosporosinus sp. Sb-LF:
- a CDS encoding stage III sporulation protein AF, with product MQTLQTLVRNLAMILLLATFLEMLLPNKSMRGFVQLVMGLFVISAVLTPITTFLHTPLSMEVPAWSATTPQDLPAIASEGQGIKVGRDAVQDQYRQILVNQIKALALSTNGVESAEVEIKFEEGLGGVIDQPKITMVSVTLTSVKGEIRPVQPIAIGQQRLTNTQSTKAEEVRERVAALMSLSKDKILVQEI from the coding sequence GTGCAAACGTTACAAACTCTTGTGCGCAATTTGGCTATGATTCTACTACTTGCTACCTTTCTTGAGATGTTGTTACCCAATAAATCTATGCGGGGGTTTGTTCAACTAGTGATGGGGTTGTTTGTGATTTCGGCAGTTCTCACACCGATCACTACCTTCTTACATACTCCGTTGTCAATGGAGGTTCCCGCTTGGTCAGCAACGACACCCCAGGATTTGCCCGCCATTGCCTCTGAAGGTCAAGGGATTAAAGTGGGACGGGATGCCGTCCAAGATCAATATCGGCAGATCCTTGTAAACCAGATCAAAGCGCTTGCGCTGAGTACTAATGGAGTCGAGTCTGCGGAGGTAGAGATCAAGTTCGAGGAGGGATTAGGGGGGGTAATAGATCAGCCAAAGATTACAATGGTTAGTGTTACGCTGACTTCTGTAAAGGGAGAAATACGGCCTGTTCAACCCATTGCCATCGGGCAGCAACGTCTCACTAATACGCAGTCAACTAAAGCGGAAGAAGTACGTGAAAGGGTTGCTGCACTCATGAGTTTGTCGAAGGATAAGATTCTAGTTCAAGAAATCTAG